In the Nitrospirota bacterium genome, CTGCTGTTTGAAAAAATTCCCCTTTTTCTGATTTCTGTTGCAGGGAGCATTGTTATTACACTGATTCAGGAAAAAGCCAACACGATACTGTCCCTTGATGAACTCCCACTTGCTAACAGACTCTCAAACGTTGTGATTTCTTACTTTGAGTACATAAAAAACCTGATTATACCTTATGATTTTGCAGTATTTTATCCATATCACGATATGAACTCATTTATACCGGCAGTGGCGGCAACTATTTTTCTTGTTGGAATTACCGTTTTTGTTATAAGTGTAAGAAGTAAAGCGCAGTTTGCAGCAATGGGATGGCTGTGGTACATGGGAACGTTTCTGCCGGTTATCCAGATTGTACCTGTGGGTCTTGCACGGATGGCTGACAGATATGCCTACCTTCCTGAGACAGGAATATTTATAGTTTTCGTCTGGGGGCTTGGAAAACTGCTTGCAAAAACCCGTTTTCAGACAATTGCAACAGTTTTTATTTGTCTTACTGTTTTCCCTCCACTGATTTTTCTAACCCACAGACAGACAGCTTACTGGAAAGATTCCATGACACTGTTTAAACACGCGATAGATGTAACCACAGAAAACTACGTAGCCTATAATAATTATGGGCAGGCGCTGCTGAAAGCCAGCAAAGTTACAGAGGCTCGAATGGAATTTGACAAAGGTTTAAAGATACGTCCATATAACAGGGAGTTAAATTTCAATATGTTGTTAGCTCTTGAAATGGAGGGAAAAACTAAAGAAAATGAGAAGTATTTTGTATTACTTAAATCATTACCGGAGAAAAACACGGCTCTTAATCTATACAAAGAGCTTGGCAGCGCTTTAGTCAAATATAAGCAATACGAGTCGGCTGTTAAATACCTTAATTTGTACGTAAAACAAAACAATGGTGACTGGGAGGTCTATAAAAACCTTGGTGTTGCTTACGGTGGAATGAAAAACTATGATGCTGCCATCTCAGCCTTGAAACGGTCTGCAAAACTTAACCCGGTTGATTGGGAATCACGCTTTTTTATCGGATTGCTGCTCAGAGACAGCGGTAAGAGGACTGAGGCCGTTTCCGAATTTATGTCCGCATACAGATTGAATCCGGACTCTAAAGTATTAAAAGATATTCTTGAACACACCGTTGACACGCTTGGAAAATAGCCATGACACCGAAGCTGCCGGTAAAATCTATCGGTGATGAATTCTTATATCAGGTGGTGTAAAGAAAGAAAGACGGGACTACCCCCGTCTTTCCATCAAATAAAAACGTATTAGCAACCTGCTACTGCTTTTCTTACAACTTTACCCTTTGCCTTTGTTTCGACGGTAACTTTCGCACCAACTGCATCTGCACCGGCTTTAACATCACAGTCCTTATTGCAGTTAATTACGACATCCTTTTTTGATTTTTCGTCAGTTACGGTAATATCCATGACGCCCTCACCCTTTTTGTCTATTGCCTTTACGGTGCCAACTACTTTGTCACCAGCAAACAGGGCTGCTGTTGATAAGAGCATTGCAACTACCATAACTATTGTAATAACTTTCTTCAATTGATTCACCTCCTTTATTTTTTATTCAATGTTTGTCACTTTAATCGTGCCTAGTGTACCATATTTAAAATAAATAAGTCAACTACTTTTTTTAATTTTGTTTTTAACGATAAAATCATTTAATCTTTTTTCCCTTGTCTATTATTAAACCAACAGGGAGAGTATCGCCAAAGACTTCCCTTTCCTCTTCAAAACTAACAGGCAGCGCCTCTGACAGCCGTTTAATGTAACGCTCTCCGGCTCCGGCAGTGACTTTTTGTATCCACCTTGCAGCCTCCTCTCTAAGCGTATCCTCTGTGTCGCCTGCCCTGTCGCCGGTTTTTCTTGCCAACTGAGATATTGCGTAAGCGGCATCGGCTGGATGTGTCCACTTTAAAGCCATTATCTCTCGTATCCATTTTTCTGCCGCTGCTTTTGGTATTACCTTTTCCACCGGGCCATAAAATGGCACACGGCCTCCAAGCCGAGACAGTGCCCACATTAGTTTAGCCGTGTTTTTATCACCAAACTTCTTAATCTGCCGCAGCAACTCATCCCCAAGCTCTACCTTTACACTGCTCCCCAACCGCTCAACACTTGCAGTAAGCATCCAGATCTCCAGAATCTCCGGGATTTGAAGCCGTGAAGTGTCTTTCTTTTTTTTGCCTGGCAGGAGATGCTGTGCTGCCTTTTTAAAAATTATATCCTGATGTTGTTCACTTAAGCCGCCAGCAACCCGCCTCCACATAATCCACCACTCTAAAGAGCACCCGCCGTCGCGATAAAACTTAACTCCCTCCGAAAATATTTTCCATAGCTCTTTTATTCGCTCTGTATCAAGAAAGTAGCCAAATCCAGGTCTTAGTAGAAATCCAGCCATGTTTAGCCATCTGGCCTCATGTACCGGCGTTGTCAGTCTTCGTTGTTTAAGTTCCATCAAAGTATCCCAGAGTTTACGGATAACCGGCAGCGGCCAATTATCTTTTTCCACTCCGAGGATTTCCGTTATAGTCTTTGTTAAAGCACCAAGTGCCTGTTCATTGCCCCACAGTGCAGCTCTTATTGCCTCACATGCCTGCTCTGTGGTTTGCTGATCAAGCGTGCGGGTGTCTGTCAGTGCAGAGGTGGTGGTGGATTCCTCTGATGTGTCATCTGCCGCAGCATCCCTTAACTGAAAGGAAAGTCTCCAGCGGTGCGGCGTTGTTTTTGATTCGCACCATATATCCAGTGTTCCGTACTCATTGAGTTTTATGCTAAGTGTTACAGGAAGGTGCGCACTGCCTGTTTTTTTACCAAACTGCAGAATTGTTCTAACTGGAGGAAGTTTAAAAAAGAAATCCTGTTCAGCGGTAACTATATCGCCGGGTTTATCCCCTACCCGGTAGCTTGAGCTATACATGTTAAAAGAGGCCGGAGTGTTTGCCATAACCTGAAATTCCGGCTCCGATAGAGTAATCTCAGAGTCCGGCTCTGCCCCTCGCGGCAGTATGCAGACGGAGGTAAGTGGTGATTTCAGCTCAGATGGCTCTGTGCTTAGGTGTGCAACCTCTATGTAGTAGGATTTCCCGGTGCCTCCGGTAATTCGCACGCCCTCCCCTCTTAGTACAAGTCCGTAATAAGCCGCACCAAGGGCTACCGCGTGATCAAGTTTGTCATTTTCCAGTTCCTTTACGTTAAAGTCCGGTTGTGCGGAAAACCAGTGGTTAATCATATCCAGTGATGCTTTGCGTAATGAGGACGATTTAAACACGCCGCCGTTAAAAAGTACTGCATCAGGGCGCACCGCTCTAACGCCGCCAGTGTCAGCAGTTTTCACCCACGGAGCTAAAAACGGATTTGCAGCATGTCGCCTCAAAAAAGCAGACAGATGCTTAAATACTGCTGTCTCTGACACATAGGGTAGTCCCAATTCCTGAAAACCCAACCGGCGTTCGGTGACATCCTCATCTATTCCAATTTGTTTAAAAAACCCGTTAAGCACTATGTTTTTAGCTGCAGCGGCAGTTATCACGCCTTTAACAGAGCCTCCTATTACGCTTCTGCCTGTGCCAAGGAACGTGACCTCAACCTCGTTAACGCTCTGCTCAGCAAGAAGAGTCTCTTTAGCCTTACGGCACTGATGGGTAAGCGATGTCCAGCCTGCAATACCCATCTTTTGGCCTGCGCCAAAGATACTTTCCTCAACCTCTCTGGCAAGCGCCAGATCCATGTTATCGCCGCCAAGCATCAGGTGATCTCCAACCGCTACACGTTTAAATTCCGGCCTGCCGCCTCTTTCTTCAACCGTAATAAGGTTAAAATCCGTAGTGCCGCCTCCCATATCAAAAACGAGGACGAGCATGTTTTCCTTTATAATGTCGCCAAGGTGAGCTTCATTTTGAGAAATCCAGTTATAAAAAGCCGCCTGCGGTTCTTCAAGCATAGTCAGGTTTTTAAATCCAGCAAGCTCAGCGGCTTTAAAGGTAAGCTCCCGTGCAGTTTCATCAAAAGATGCCGGGATGGTGACAACCACCTGCTCATCCTCAAGGGGATGGTATTTACCGCGCATCCCGCCGCCCTCAGAGTTCCATGCGTTAATTATATGCTTAAGATATGCGGCTGAGGCGCTTACCGGGGAGAGTTTCCCTGCAGTGTCTTCACGGCCCCAGGGCAAGATCGGTGCGTTTCTGTCCACACGGCTATAGCAAAGCCACGATTTGGCTGAGTACACAAGATTAGACGGTTTTTTCCCGCCAATAATACGGGCATATTCACCAGTTATAACTTTTTCAGAGCCACTTTGCCACGGCAGTCCGCCAGCAGCAATCTCAGCATCATAGGCTCCAGGGATATACAAAAAAGACGGCAAGGTGGAAATCTTACCCACCACACCTTCATCAACAAACTGTGGAATATCAAATACCACAGGTGCGTTTTTTAAGTCATGAGCTTTCTTCTTGTTTTTGTTGGATGACGACTCTTCTGAATCAATGTAAGAAACTGCCGAATTAGTTGTCCCTAAATCTATACCAACTATGAAACGTGTTTTTTTATTCATTTCTTATCCATATGCGATTTTCTCCAACGGGTGTTGTCTTAGTTTTACAGTAAATCATCAATAATCTGTTTGATAGTTTTTATGAGAACTGGGATATCGTTACGGCATGCAGCAAAAACAGCCTCATCACTGATGTCAAAATACTGGTGTGCAATAACAAGGGGTCTGTCATACATAAATTGTATCTTTGTCTATTCTTTCTTTCAGCAAAGTGTTCATTTTCTCTCTATAGTGCACAATATCAACATGTTTGTTGATAAGCTCCTCTATTTCCATCACATTATCATTTTAACAATTGAAGTTACTGGAAAGTCAAGGTAGTCCCCAGGAAGAAACCCTTGGCCGCCCAATCGCTAATACCAAAACTGGAGGTTACGGGGAATCATTCCCCGTGCAGAAGAGGGTTTAAGGGAGAGGGCAGCGCCCTTTCCCTTACCTACCTTCCCTTATCCCTTATCATTTCTGACATTAAGTAAAAACACGGGGATTGCTACAATTATAAGAGACGCCATAATCCAGAAGGAGTGCAGGTAGCCTAATCTTGCAATCAGCACACCGGCCAGTATTGGGCCTGAGGCATGACCGATGTCAAATATAGTTCCAAATGTTCCCATGGCGGCGCCAAAGTGTTTTTCTTTGCATATATCGGCAACAAGTGCAGCCGAGGACGACGTTACAAGGGCCTCCCCAAAGCCAAACACCAGAGCACAGCATATCAGCAGGTAGAAACTCTTAAATAGCGGAAACATTGCAAAGGAAACGGCACAGAGGAGTAATCCAGCGGCAATTATGGGAGTTCTGCCGTACTTATCTGAGGTTTTACCCATGACCGGTTTTGACAGTATTGTGACAAGCACTTGCACTCCCCACAGAAGCCCTGCCTGAAGCTCATTAAGGAGCGCTACTTTTACGGCATAAATAGGCAGGAATGCCTCCAGCGCTCCCATAGACATATTCTGAATGCCCTCCATGCCTGAGGTTATGACCACCCTCTTGTCGCTTATTACCTCTTTAATGCCTGAGGCAAATTTTTTGTAAGCAGCTTTCAGTCCGGCTTTTTCCTGTCCGACCGGCTTGTCATCTTTGAGCATTTTTATGCCAAAAAGCAGAGACATTATTCCTGTTATGCCGCTAAGAAGATATGCCCTTTGGAAATCAACAAATGTTGGATCGCCGTGAGCCAGAGTGTGAAGAATAAATCCTCCTACAGGAGCTCCAAGAAGATTACCGATAATTGTTACCGATGAAAACCATGACAGCACCTCGCCCTTTTTACTGCCTGCCTCATCAGCCACAACCGCCATAGCCACAGGTCCGTATATGGCCGTTGCAAGGCCATGAATGAACCTTATAATCACAAGCAGGTTGTAGTCCTTTACAAACAGGTACATAAATGGCATAACTGCAAAGACAACGAGACCGGCAAAGAGGGTTTTCCGTCGGCCTATTACGTCAGATAAAGCGCCTGAG is a window encoding:
- a CDS encoding tetratricopeptide repeat protein, translating into MLVIFGLVIMIVLAYFNIVNNSFVSYDDFKYLTENPYIRDGLTLKSLMWSLTATHGSHWHPITWISHMADIQIFGLNPVGHHLTSLFLHIANSILLFLFLFEVTEERLWQSAFVAALFAVHPINVESVVWAAERKNILFMFFMILSWFAYVSYIRNKNIPVYILLLLLSACSVMSKSSAVVLPFTLLLFDYWPLRRYEIGVLHNGVMYQEEKHMVLWLLFEKIPLFLISVAGSIVITLIQEKANTILSLDELPLANRLSNVVISYFEYIKNLIIPYDFAVFYPYHDMNSFIPAVAATIFLVGITVFVISVRSKAQFAAMGWLWYMGTFLPVIQIVPVGLARMADRYAYLPETGIFIVFVWGLGKLLAKTRFQTIATVFICLTVFPPLIFLTHRQTAYWKDSMTLFKHAIDVTTENYVAYNNYGQALLKASKVTEARMEFDKGLKIRPYNRELNFNMLLALEMEGKTKENEKYFVLLKSLPEKNTALNLYKELGSALVKYKQYESAVKYLNLYVKQNNGDWEVYKNLGVAYGGMKNYDAAISALKRSAKLNPVDWESRFFIGLLLRDSGKRTEAVSEFMSAYRLNPDSKVLKDILEHTVDTLGK
- a CDS encoding hsp70 family protein; this translates as MNKKTRFIVGIDLGTTNSAVSYIDSEESSSNKNKKKAHDLKNAPVVFDIPQFVDEGVVGKISTLPSFLYIPGAYDAEIAAGGLPWQSGSEKVITGEYARIIGGKKPSNLVYSAKSWLCYSRVDRNAPILPWGREDTAGKLSPVSASAAYLKHIINAWNSEGGGMRGKYHPLEDEQVVVTIPASFDETARELTFKAAELAGFKNLTMLEEPQAAFYNWISQNEAHLGDIIKENMLVLVFDMGGGTTDFNLITVEERGGRPEFKRVAVGDHLMLGGDNMDLALAREVEESIFGAGQKMGIAGWTSLTHQCRKAKETLLAEQSVNEVEVTFLGTGRSVIGGSVKGVITAAAAKNIVLNGFFKQIGIDEDVTERRLGFQELGLPYVSETAVFKHLSAFLRRHAANPFLAPWVKTADTGGVRAVRPDAVLFNGGVFKSSSLRKASLDMINHWFSAQPDFNVKELENDKLDHAVALGAAYYGLVLRGEGVRITGGTGKSYYIEVAHLSTEPSELKSPLTSVCILPRGAEPDSEITLSEPEFQVMANTPASFNMYSSSYRVGDKPGDIVTAEQDFFFKLPPVRTILQFGKKTGSAHLPVTLSIKLNEYGTLDIWCESKTTPHRWRLSFQLRDAAADDTSEESTTTSALTDTRTLDQQTTEQACEAIRAALWGNEQALGALTKTITEILGVEKDNWPLPVIRKLWDTLMELKQRRLTTPVHEARWLNMAGFLLRPGFGYFLDTERIKELWKIFSEGVKFYRDGGCSLEWWIMWRRVAGGLSEQHQDIIFKKAAQHLLPGKKKKDTSRLQIPEILEIWMLTASVERLGSSVKVELGDELLRQIKKFGDKNTAKLMWALSRLGGRVPFYGPVEKVIPKAAAEKWIREIMALKWTHPADAAYAISQLARKTGDRAGDTEDTLREEAARWIQKVTAGAGERYIKRLSEALPVSFEEEREVFGDTLPVGLIIDKGKKIK
- a CDS encoding DUF86 domain-containing protein; the encoded protein is MYDRPLVIAHQYFDISDEAVFAACRNDIPVLIKTIKQIIDDLL
- a CDS encoding MFS transporter, which encodes MPIYLVGFLARFSYALARSPVLPLFALYLGAGPEAIGFVVGISTVTGIFFKMPSGALSDVIGRRKTLFAGLVVFAVMPFMYLFVKDYNLLVIIRFIHGLATAIYGPVAMAVVADEAGSKKGEVLSWFSSVTIIGNLLGAPVGGFILHTLAHGDPTFVDFQRAYLLSGITGIMSLLFGIKMLKDDKPVGQEKAGLKAAYKKFASGIKEVISDKRVVITSGMEGIQNMSMGALEAFLPIYAVKVALLNELQAGLLWGVQVLVTILSKPVMGKTSDKYGRTPIIAAGLLLCAVSFAMFPLFKSFYLLICCALVFGFGEALVTSSSAALVADICKEKHFGAAMGTFGTIFDIGHASGPILAGVLIARLGYLHSFWIMASLIIVAIPVFLLNVRNDKG